CCCTTTTAAAGGTGTCGTCATCTTTTCATAATTTTTTCATTGAACAATTTTTTCAAACCCTGCATACTGGTTACAAAAAGGAGAAAAAATGACTGACAAAGCACGACTGGGTGAAAGCATCCCCGCTTTCTCTTTACCCGCCACCAACGACCGCACCATCACCGATTCCGACTTTTCCGGCCATTACACCATTCTCTACTTCTACCCCAAAGACAATACGCCAGGCTGCACCACGGAAGGCCAGGATTTCAGCGCCGCTTATGCAGAACTGAAACAGCTCAACGCACAGGTTTTCGGCGTGTCCAAAGACTCGATTCGCAAGCATGAAAATTTCAAAGCGAAATTCGACTTTCCTTTCGATTTGATTTCCGACCCGGACGAAACCTTATGTAACATCTTCGACGTCATCAAATTGAAAAAAAATTACGGCCGCGAATACATGGGCATTGAACGCAGCACCTTTCTCATTAGCCCGGAAGGCAAGCTGATTCACGAATGGCGCAAAGTGAAAGTCAAAGAACACGTCAAGGAGGTCATGGACACACTCAAAACCCTTTCAGAATAACGAACCGGCGACTTGCCACGTATACCATAGGATTCCATCGATGACCAACAGTCCAAACAGATTATTCATTCTCGACACCAATGTTTTAATGCATGACCCGATGGCGCTGTTCAATTTTGAAGAACACGACATTTTCATTTCCATGACCGTACTGGAAGAACTGGACGCCGGCAAAAAAGGGATGTCGGAAGTCTCCCGAAACGTCCGTGAAACCAACCGACTCATCGACCAGATCATCAGCAACGCCAGCTTTGACGACATCAAGGCCGGGCTTGATCTGGAACGCATTCACCCCAATAAAGAATCGGAAACATTACATCTAGGCAAACTGTTCTTCGAAACCGAACCGCTCATCGCTAGCCTACCGGAATCCTTACCCAGCCACAAAGCCGACAACCATATCCTGCAAACAGGTCTGGCTCTGAAAGAACATTACCCGAACCGCAACGTCACCCTGGTCACCAAAGACATCAACATGCGCATCAAGTCGTCGGCGGTCGGGTTGCACTCCGAAGATTATTACAACGACCGGGTTTTGGAAGACGCCGACTTACTGTTCACCGGCTGGGAAGTTCTGCCGGAGCACTTTTTCGAAGAAAATTTCAGCAAAATGAAGTCCTGGCAGGAAGACAACAAAACCTTCTACGAACTGGAAATCAACGACGACAACCTGCACTGGTTTCCCAACCAATGCCTGATCAGCGAAAACGAATCCGGTTTCAGCGCGATCGTGCGCAAGGTGGATCACCAATCGGCGGTTTTGGAATATATGCACAACTTCGAGCAATCCAAAAACAGCGTTTGGGGCATCACCGCCCGCAATCAGGAACAAAACATGGCCATGAACTTCCTGATGGATCCGGAAATCGACTTTGTTTCGCTACTCGGCACCGCCGGGACGGGGAAAACCCTGCTGGCCTTGGCCGCGGCGCTCGAGCAGACGCTGGATGAAGGCATCTATAATGAAATCATCATGACGCGTGCCACTATTCCAATCGGTGACGATATCGGCTTCCTACCGGGCACGGAAGAAGAGAAAATGACGCCTTGGATGGGTGCATTGATGGATAACCTCGAAGTCCTGACCAAATCCGATGGCCATGCCACCGATTGGGAAAAGGAATCGACTCAGGAATTGCTGAACAAACGCATTAAAATCAAGTCCCTGAATTTCATGCGCGGACGCACCTTCCAGAATAAATTCATCATCCTCGACGAGGCCCAGAACTTGACTCCCAAACAGATGAAAACCCTCATCACCCGCTCCGGCGAAGGCACCAAAATCGTTTGTCTGGGGAACATCGGACAGATTGACTCTCCCTACCTGACCGAAACCACCACCGGCTTGACCTACATTGTCGACCGCTTTAAATACTGGCCGCACAGCGCCCACATCACTTTGAGACAGGGTGAACGTTCTCGCTTGGCGGAATACGCTTCCGACAACCTGTAAAGCCTTTCGGGCGGGTTATTCCACCCGCCTTTTTATCATTACAAACCCCGAAAACAAAAAAGCCGATAATGACCAGGCCTGGTCATTATCGGCTTTTTATCAAGCGTTCCGACTTAACGGAACGAAGCAATCAACTCTGTCCGCGAGAAGTGTACTTTTTCATGTCCTCTTCCGTCGGCAACTGGAAACCTTGTTCAACGGCTTTCTCTTTACAGTAATCCACGGCAAAATCCAGCAACTCGCCCACGGCACGATGACGGAACTTGTGCTTCTGACGCACGTGAGAGAAAGGACGCGTTAACGGAGGATCCAACGGCAATGCCTTGAGGGTACCCAGCTTCATCTCTTTCACGATGGTAGTACGGGAAACGATGGCAATCCCCACATCCGATTCCACCGCCATCTTCACGGCTTCCGGGCTGCCCAGCTCCATGACCACATTCAAATCGGAATAACTCAACCCTTGTTCACGGATGTAATTATCGATGACCGAACGCGAACCGGAACCTTCCTCTCGGGAAATATAACGGTACTTACGCATGTCTTCGACGGAAATTTTGTCACGGTTCGACAAAGGATGTCCTTCCGGCACAATCAACACCATCTCATCCAAACGACAGACTTCGACTTCCAGGTTTTTGTTGTAAACCGGCGCTTCCACCACGCCCAAGTCGATCATATTGTTTTCAACCATGGCGACAATGGCATCGGTATTCCCAACCTGCAAACGGATATTGACGTCTTCAAATTGCTTTTTGAAGGCGCCCAGCAAGCTTGGCAGCATATATTCGGCAATGGTGGTACTGGCCCCGATGAGAAGACTGCCCGTCACCTCACCGGTGAGCTCCCTCACTTCGCTGTTCATCTTCTCGTAGTGGTCGAGTATTTTTTCGGCATAGTCATACACAATCTTGCCCGCCTCGGTGAGCGTAATCTTGTTGTGTGTCCTGTCGAATAAGCGGGTGTTGAAGAATTCTTCAAGTTGTTTGACTTGGAAGGTGACCGCAGGCTGGGTCATGTGAAGGGTCTCTGCTGCCTTAGTAAAGCTCAATACTTTCGCAACCGTGTAAAATACTTGAAGCCGTCTGTCAGCCATTCTTAAAATGCCTTTGTCGTCTATAAATTTTTTTAGTGTTTTAGACTATAGTTCTATCACTGAAAAATGTCAAAATTTATTTTATAGCCAAGCCCCCACCCCACCTTATATTATGAGATGCTTTAAAATATTACCTGATGAAATCATTGAATTTTTTTATCTTTCTTCAAATCATCCACCAGAGACTTAACCTCGGCTAAAGTCCGCTCGTTTTCACGGCGAATTTGGTGCAATAAATTGTCGTGTTCTTCGCGGCGTTTCACATCCAGTTTATCCAAACCGTGCCCGATATTTTCGGTATGAAACACCTTCATGCGACGTTCAACCTCTTCAACACTTTCGGAAACCTTCTGTAAGACTTCATCAATGTGAGCCTTACTCATCTCGGTTTGCTTATCCAAATGGGTTTGTAACAGCTTGACGTTTTTCAGGATTTCCTTTTCACGCTCTTTCTGTTCGGCGCCAATCAAAAAAGCGGAAATATTCGCCGTCACCAAGGAAAACAACACCACACCGAACACGATCAGAACCGTGCCAAACGCACGCCCTTTTTCAGTCACCGGCACCACATCACCGTAACCGATGGTCGTCACCGTCACCAGGGAATACCAGACACCGTTTGAAAAGGTCGTGTCTTCCAGGACGGCGAAAATGGCGCCGGACATCACCACAAACACCACATAGACCACCAGCACCACGCCAAAGTTGTTGCGCCTCAACAGCGCCACGACATCGATGAAGACATCCGACATCACGCGCAGGAAAAGCAACAACCGCAAGGCCCGGAAAATTGCGGCCCAGTTGCCGCCGTAATCGATCCACGGGAACACCAGTATCACAATCAACACATTCAACCAGTTGTGCAGTAAATAACGTTTTTTATCGCGCACCAGCCACAGGTTCACCACCAGTTCGGAAGCAAACACAGCCCAAACCAAGGCCGAAATCCAGATACTGTCACGACCGCGATCGGCATAATCCAGCACCAACTGAACCACCACGACCAACAAGGCCGCAAAGACGGCATAAGAGAAATAACGCCCGACCTGAATCGCTCTGGCGCTTTCGACCTGACTGACCCCTTCGACCCCGATAATGGCTTTTAAATTCATACCTTTACCATTCCGTTATTTAGCCAAGGCCGGTAAAACTTCCCGGCCATTCAACGCCTGACTCATCAACCAGCGCTTCAACGGCTTGGCCTGATCCGCCAAGGGCAACACCCATTGTCTGAATTGGTTTTTCAAACCTTGATCCTGTTTGAACAGCCAGTCAAATCCTTCCATTGATCGTTGCACGATGACATTATCGCCGCGGCGCCAACGCTCATAACGGCGTAATACGGCAAATCGATCCCAATGTTCCGGATTGGCCTGCTTCGCCTCCGTCAGCACCTCCACCAAAGCGGCCGCATCCAGCAACCCCAGGTTCACGCCTTGACCTGCTTGCGGATGAACGGTATGCGCGGCGTCCCCGACCAACACAAAATGCGGTTTGACGTATTGCTCGGCATGGCGGCGCACCAACGGGAAGGCCGAACGCTCCCCCACTTCAACGACTTCTCCCAGCTTATGACCCGACGCTTCGGCGATGGCGGCCGCAAAAGCGTCATCCGATAACGATAACGCCCATTGCATTTGTTCG
The nucleotide sequence above comes from Hydrogenovibrio thermophilus. Encoded proteins:
- a CDS encoding PhoH family protein, whose protein sequence is MTNSPNRLFILDTNVLMHDPMALFNFEEHDIFISMTVLEELDAGKKGMSEVSRNVRETNRLIDQIISNASFDDIKAGLDLERIHPNKESETLHLGKLFFETEPLIASLPESLPSHKADNHILQTGLALKEHYPNRNVTLVTKDINMRIKSSAVGLHSEDYYNDRVLEDADLLFTGWEVLPEHFFEENFSKMKSWQEDNKTFYELEINDDNLHWFPNQCLISENESGFSAIVRKVDHQSAVLEYMHNFEQSKNSVWGITARNQEQNMAMNFLMDPEIDFVSLLGTAGTGKTLLALAAALEQTLDEGIYNEIIMTRATIPIGDDIGFLPGTEEEKMTPWMGALMDNLEVLTKSDGHATDWEKESTQELLNKRIKIKSLNFMRGRTFQNKFIILDEAQNLTPKQMKTLITRSGEGTKIVCLGNIGQIDSPYLTETTTGLTYIVDRFKYWPHSAHITLRQGERSRLAEYASDNL
- a CDS encoding peroxiredoxin yields the protein MTDKARLGESIPAFSLPATNDRTITDSDFSGHYTILYFYPKDNTPGCTTEGQDFSAAYAELKQLNAQVFGVSKDSIRKHENFKAKFDFPFDLISDPDETLCNIFDVIKLKKNYGREYMGIERSTFLISPEGKLIHEWRKVKVKEHVKEVMDTLKTLSE
- a CDS encoding potassium channel family protein; this encodes MNLKAIIGVEGVSQVESARAIQVGRYFSYAVFAALLVVVVQLVLDYADRGRDSIWISALVWAVFASELVVNLWLVRDKKRYLLHNWLNVLIVILVFPWIDYGGNWAAIFRALRLLLFLRVMSDVFIDVVALLRRNNFGVVLVVYVVFVVMSGAIFAVLEDTTFSNGVWYSLVTVTTIGYGDVVPVTEKGRAFGTVLIVFGVVLFSLVTANISAFLIGAEQKEREKEILKNVKLLQTHLDKQTEMSKAHIDEVLQKVSESVEEVERRMKVFHTENIGHGLDKLDVKRREEHDNLLHQIRRENERTLAEVKSLVDDLKKDKKIQ
- a CDS encoding LysR family transcriptional regulator, yielding MADRRLQVFYTVAKVLSFTKAAETLHMTQPAVTFQVKQLEEFFNTRLFDRTHNKITLTEAGKIVYDYAEKILDHYEKMNSEVRELTGEVTGSLLIGASTTIAEYMLPSLLGAFKKQFEDVNIRLQVGNTDAIVAMVENNMIDLGVVEAPVYNKNLEVEVCRLDEMVLIVPEGHPLSNRDKISVEDMRKYRYISREEGSGSRSVIDNYIREQGLSYSDLNVVMELGSPEAVKMAVESDVGIAIVSRTTIVKEMKLGTLKALPLDPPLTRPFSHVRQKHKFRHRAVGELLDFAVDYCKEKAVEQGFQLPTEEDMKKYTSRGQS